GCCCTAGGAGCGGCCGTGACCCAGGAGCTCGGGGATCCCCGATTCGGCGCGCCGGCGATCGAGTGAGCCCGCGTCCTCGGCCACGACCACGTCGTCGACTGGCTCCACCCACCAACCCCCTCTGACCGCCCGGCGCCCGCTTGGCGGCGATTCGGCGTCGATTCGCCGCCTACCGGGCGCGAGGTTCTCGGACGGCGAGGAGCATGATCGTGCCGGCGAGGGCGACGCCGACCGCAGCTGCCACCCCCGTCCAGCCCATGCCGAGGCGGGCGTAGAGGAACGACCCGCCGAACGTGCCGATCGACCGGGCGACGGTGATGAGCGCCAGCGCCGTCCCGACCCCGGCCCCCCGAGCGTCCGGATCGATCTCGGTGATCAGCGGCAACCCGGCGACGAACGCCAGCTCGAAGGCCGTCACCACCGCGCCGAGCACGAGGATCGCCGTCAGCCCGCGGGCCCCGCTCGGGCCGAGCAGCGCCATCGTCGGGACGAGCCCGACGCATCCGATGAGCACGGTGCGGCGCTTGCCGATCCGATCGGCGAACCAGATCGCCCCTCCCGTGCCCGCCAGCTCGCCCACGCCGAGGAGGATCGAGGCCAGCCCGATCGTCGCCACGTCCCACCCGATGTCGTCCTCGAGCCAGAACCCGTAGGCGACGAAGACCAGAGCGATGGCGAACGACAGCAGGCTCATCGCCGCGTAGATGCCGACGGCCCCGGGCAGGAGGCGCAGCCGCGGGGCCCGGGCGCCGCCCCCGTCGTCATCGGCCACCACGCCCTGCAGCACCGCGATCGCGGCCACCAGGTGCACCCCCGCCACGGCCCAGAACGCCGAGCGCCAGCCCCACGCGTCGATGGCCAGCCCGAGCAGCGGCACCCCGACGAGGAGCGCGAGCGACCACGACACCTCGCCGATCCCGACGACCGTGCCCCGTCGCTGCCAGGGCACGTGGTGGCCGATCCAGGTCGACATCGCCGTGTCGTAGACGATCTTCGCCGCCCCGAACGCCGTCACCGCCACGGTGAAGGTCACGATCCCCGGCGCCCCGCCCGCCACGGCGAGGAAGAGCGCGCTGAGCGCCAGGCCGGCGAGCATCCCAAGGCGCCGTCGCCCTCGATCGATGACCCCGCCGGCGAACGGGGCGACCAGTCCGGACATCTCCCGGATGCTCATGGCGACGCCGGCCGTCTCCTGGCTGACGCCCAGGCCACGGGCGATCGCGGGCAGGAACGGGTACACGAAGCGGATGCCGGTGTTCCCGGCGAGCCGACCGCCGACCAGCGCCGGAAGGGCGCGACGGACGTGGGCGGGCAGGGGGGTCTCGGCCATCGGCGGCGATGCTCCCACAGACCACCTTGCGGTTCGGACCCGACCGCTGGCAGACTGCCCCCGTGACCTTCGCCCGCGACCTCCTCGTAGTGATCTAGCGCACGCTTCGCCGATCACCCGTCGCGTGCGCTCCTCGACCTCCCACGACGGGAGGTCGTCGTCGTTTTCCGCCCCTGTTCGCGCCCACCAACACCGACACGTAGGACCGAGGACCCCATGCAGATGAACGGTGGACAAGCCCTGATCAAGAGCCTGGAGATGGAGGGCGTGGAGGTCATCTTCGGCCTCCCCGGCGGCGCCATCCTCCCGGTGTACGACCCGATCATCGACTCGCCGATCCGTCACGTCCTCGTGCGTCACGAGCAGGGCGCCGGCCACATGGCCGAGGGCTACGCCCACGTGACCGGCCGCCCCGGCGTCGCCATGGTCACCTCGGGTCCGGCGGCGACCAACATCGTCACGCCGCTCGCCGACGCCTTCATGGACTCGGTCCCGATGGTCGTCATCACCGGGCAGGTCGGCTCGGCGTCGATCGGCACCGACGCCTTCCAGGAGGTCGACACCGTCGGGATCACCCGGTCGATCACCAAGCACAACGAGCTGGTCACCGACGCCGCCGACATCCCCCGGGTCATCCGCGAGGCGTTCCACATCGCGACGACCGGCCGGCCCGGCCCGGTCCTCGTCGACATCCCGAAGGACATCGTCGACCCGACGAACCCCCGCTCGGCGATGGAGTGGTACTGGCCCGAGACCGTCGACCTCCCGGGCTACCGGCCGACCACCGTCGGCCACCACCGCAAGATCCGCGAGGCGGCCGAGCTCATCGGGCGGTCCCGTCGCCCCGTCATCTACGCCGGCGGCGGCATCCTCAAGGCCCGTGCCGCGGAGGCCCTGCGGGAGCTCGCCGAGCTCACCGGCATCCACGTCGTGACCACGCTGATGGCCCGGGGTGCGTTCCCCGACAGCCACGAGCTGGCCCTCGGCATGCCGGGGATGCACGGCACCTACACCGCCATCACCGCCATGCAGGAGTCCGACCTGCTCATCGCCCTCGGCAGCCGGTTCGACGACCGGGTCACGGGCAAGCTCGACGGCTTCGCCCCCGACGCCAAGATCATCCACGTCGACATCGACCCCGCCGAGCTCGGCAAGGTCCGCCGGCCCGACGTCCCGATCGTCGGCGACTGCCGCCTCGTGATCGAGGAGCTGGTCGGGGTCCTCCGGGAGATGGGCGGCGCCGAGTCGCAGCCGGACCGCTCTGAGTGGCGCTCGCGGATCAGCGGGTGGCAGGAGCGCTTCCCGCTCACCTACGAGCCGTCCGAGCCGGGCGAGCTGCTGAAGCCCCAGTACGTGCTGGAGCAGCTGCGCGACGCGCCGACCACGCCCGAGGACACGATCGTCATCTCGGGTGTCGGCCAGCACCAGATGTGGACGAGCCAGTACTGGCGCTTCGACCACCCCTACACCTGGGTGAACTCCGGTGGGCTCGGCACCATGGGCTTCTCGGTGCCGGCGGCGATCGGCGCCAAGGTCGGTCGTCCCGATCGCACGGTCTGGGCGATCGACGGCGACGGCTGCTTCCAGATGACGGCCCAGGAGCTCGTCACCGCGGCCGCCGAGCGCATCCCGGTCAAGGTCGCCATCCTCAACAACGCGTACCTCGGCATGGTCCGCCAGTGGCAGGAGATGTTCTACGAGGAGCGCTACTCCGAGGTGTACCTGTCGCCCGACCTGCCCGACTACAAGATGTGGGCCGAGGCGATGGGCTGCGTCGGCATGCGGGTCGAGTCGCCCGAGGAGGTGCCGGCCGCGATCGAGAAGGCGAACTCGATCAACGACCGCCCCGTCGTCATCGACTTCCGCACCGACGCCCGCGAGAAGGTGTTCCCGATGGTCCCCGCCGGGGCCACGAACAGCCAGGTCGTCGTCGACCCCACCCAGCAGGGGCAGGCCCGATGAGCGCTGCGGCGCACGAGCCGACGCACCACACGCTGTCGGTCCTCGTCGAGAACAAGGCCGGCGTGCTCGCCCGGGTGGCGTCGCTGTTCGCCCGCCGGGGGTACAACATCGAGTCGCTCGCCGTCGCGCCGACCGACGACGAGGCGTTCAGCCGCATCACGATCGTCGTCGACGTCGAGTCGGCCCCGCTCGAGCAGATCGTCAAGCAGCTGTTCAAGCTCATCAACGTCGTGAAGATCAGCGAGCTCGACCCCCGGCAGTCGGTCGAGCGCGAGCTGCTCCTCGCGACGGTGCGGGCGTCGGGCGAGAACCGGGCCCGCGTGCTCGAGCTGGTGCAGATCTTCGAGGGCAAGATCCTCAACGTCGGGCACACCGAGATGACGGTGTCGCTCGAGGGCAACCCGGTCAAGGTGGACGACTTCGAGTCGCTGCTGCGACCCTATGGCATCGTCGAGCTCCAGCGCACCGGCCGTGTGGCCCTGCCGAAGCTCGACCGGACCGTGTGAACAGGAGAAACCCCCCAGTGGCCAACGTGTACTACGAGAAGGACGCCGACCGGTCGCTCATCGCGGACCGCAAGGTCGCGGTGATCGGCTACGGCTCGCAGGGCCACGCCCACGCGCTGAACCTGAAGGAGTCGGGCATCGACGTTCGCGTCGGCCTGCGTGAGGGCTCCTCGTCGGTCGCGAAGGCCACCGAGGCGGGGCTGCGGGTGCTCAACGTCGCCGACGCCGCCGCGGAGGCCGACCTCATCATGATCCTGCTGCCCGACACCGAGCAGAAGGCGGTGTACGAGGAGTCGATCGCGCCGCACCTCTCCGACGGCGACGCCCTGTTCTTCGCCCACGGGTTCAACATCCGGTTCGACCAGATCGTCCCGCCCGCCGGCGTCGACGTGGCCATGGTGGCGCCGAAGGGCCCCGGCCACCTGGTGCGGCGCACCTACGAGGAGGGCGGCGGCGTGCCGTGCCTCATCGCGGTCTCCCAGGACGCGACGGGCTCGGCCCGCGACCTCGCCCTCGCCTACGCCGACGCCATCGGCGGCACGCGCGCCGGCGTGCTCGAGACCACCTTCGAGGAGGAGACCGAGACCGACCTGTTCGGCGAGCAGGTCGTCCTCTGCGGCGGCGTGACCGCGCTGGTCCAGGCCGGGTTCGAGACCCTCGTCGAGGCCGGGTACCAGCCCGAGTCCGCGTACTTCGAGTGCCTCCACGAGCTGAAGCTCATCGTCGACCTGATGTACGAGCAGGGCATCGGCGGCATGCGCTACTCGGTGTCGGACACCGCGGAGTACGGCGACCTGACCCGCGGTCCGCGCATCATCGGCGACGCCGTGAAGGCCGAGATGCGCACGATCCTCTCGGAGATCCAGAGCGGGAAGTTCGCCGAGGAGTGGATCGAGGAGAGCCGCTCGGGCCGCGCCCGGTTCCACGAGCTCGAGAAGGCGGGCCACGACCACCCGATCGAGAAGGTGGGCGAGGAGCTGCGAGCGATGATGCCGTGGATCGCGGCGGGCAAGACCCGCGTGCAGGACGCCTCCGGCGGCCAGGGCTGAGCAATACCCGACCTGTTCGGTCGGCTTTTGGTACCGTGACCCGCCTGTCCACCACGACCGAGGAGTGCCGATGACCGACCGCGCCCAGGGCTTCGAGACCCGCCAGATCCACGCCGGGCAGTCGCCCGACCCGGCGACGGGTGCCGTCGTCACGCCGATCTACCAGACGACGGCGTACCAGTTCGACGACAGCGAGCACGCGGCGCAGCTCTTCGCGCTGCAGGCGCCCGGCAACATCTACACCCGGATCATGAACCCCACCCAGATGGTGTTCGAGGCCCGGATGGCGGACCTCGAGGGCGGGATCGCCTCGACCGCAGCCGGGGTCCCCGGCGCCCTCGCGGTGGCGAGCGGTCAGGCGGCGGAGACCCTGGCGATCCTCAACCTGGCCGAGGCGGGCAGCCACATCGTCTCGTCGGCGTCGCTCTACGGCGGCACCTACAACCTGTTCCACTACACGCTGCCGAAGCTCGGCATCGAGGTCTCGTTCGTGGAGGACCCCGACGACCTCGACGCCTGGCGCAGCGCCGTGCGGGACAACACCAAGGCGTTCTACGGCGAGTCGATCGGCAACCCCCGCAACGACGTCTTCGACATCGAGGCCGTCGCTGCGATCGCCCACGAGAACGGCGTGCCGCTGATCATCGACAACACGGTGGCCACGCCCTACCTCATCCGCCCGATCGAGTGGGGCGCCGACATCGTCGTGCACTCGGCGACGAAGTTCCTCGGTGGCCACGGCAACGCCATCGGCGGCGTGATCGTCGACGGTGGCACGTTCGACTACGCCGCGAGCGGTCGCTTCCCGAACTTCACCGAGCCCGACCCGAGCTACCACGGCCTGCAGTACTTCCCGATGCTCGGCCACGGCGCCTACATCGCGAAGGCGCGGGTCCAGCTGCTGCGGGACATGGGGCCGGCGATCGCGCCCCAGAACGTGTTCCTGTTCCTCCAGGGCATCCAGACGTTGTCGCTGCGGATGGAGCGCCACGTGGAGAACGCCAAGGCCGTCGCCGCGTTCCTCGACGGGCACGACCAGGTGGAGTCGGTGAACTACGCCGGTCTGGCGTCGAGCCCGTGGTTCGAGAAGGGCCAGAAGTACGCCCCCAAGGGCACGGGCTCGGTGCCGTCGTTCATCATCAAGGGCGGGCGCGAGGCGGGGCGGCGCTTCGTCGAGGCGCTCGAGCTGCACCACCACGTCGCCAACCTCGGCGACACCCGCAGCCTGGTCATCCACCCGGCCTCGACCACGCACTCCCAGCTCACCGAGCAGGAGCAGCTCTTCTCCGGCGTCGAGCCGGGGCTCGTCCGACTGTCCGTCGGCATCGAGACGATCGAGGACATCCTGGCCGACCTCGAGAAGGGGTTCGCGGCCGCAGCTGGCGCCTGAGGGCGTCGCGCTGCCCGGCGGCTCCACGCCGACCGGGTCCTCCCTGATCTCCACGTCCGGCGGCGGACCCGGCGAGGGGTCGGTGTGCGGGCGGGGATCGCGCCACGCGGTCGCCGCCTGCACACCTGACCCTGGGAGCGGGATCGACCCGTGGCGGCCCGGGCGTGGGCGGAACGAGCCGTGGAGGGCGTAGACGCCCCGGCGCACGCGCACGGCCCGCCCCTGGTCGACCTCGTAGCCCATGGCGTCGCCGAGCGC
This portion of the Actinomarinicola tropica genome encodes:
- a CDS encoding MFS transporter, which gives rise to MAETPLPAHVRRALPALVGGRLAGNTGIRFVYPFLPAIARGLGVSQETAGVAMSIREMSGLVAPFAGGVIDRGRRRLGMLAGLALSALFLAVAGGAPGIVTFTVAVTAFGAAKIVYDTAMSTWIGHHVPWQRRGTVVGIGEVSWSLALLVGVPLLGLAIDAWGWRSAFWAVAGVHLVAAIAVLQGVVADDDGGGARAPRLRLLPGAVGIYAAMSLLSFAIALVFVAYGFWLEDDIGWDVATIGLASILLGVGELAGTGGAIWFADRIGKRRTVLIGCVGLVPTMALLGPSGARGLTAILVLGAVVTAFELAFVAGLPLITEIDPDARGAGVGTALALITVARSIGTFGGSFLYARLGMGWTGVAAAVGVALAGTIMLLAVREPRAR
- a CDS encoding acetolactate synthase large subunit, which codes for MQMNGGQALIKSLEMEGVEVIFGLPGGAILPVYDPIIDSPIRHVLVRHEQGAGHMAEGYAHVTGRPGVAMVTSGPAATNIVTPLADAFMDSVPMVVITGQVGSASIGTDAFQEVDTVGITRSITKHNELVTDAADIPRVIREAFHIATTGRPGPVLVDIPKDIVDPTNPRSAMEWYWPETVDLPGYRPTTVGHHRKIREAAELIGRSRRPVIYAGGGILKARAAEALRELAELTGIHVVTTLMARGAFPDSHELALGMPGMHGTYTAITAMQESDLLIALGSRFDDRVTGKLDGFAPDAKIIHVDIDPAELGKVRRPDVPIVGDCRLVIEELVGVLREMGGAESQPDRSEWRSRISGWQERFPLTYEPSEPGELLKPQYVLEQLRDAPTTPEDTIVISGVGQHQMWTSQYWRFDHPYTWVNSGGLGTMGFSVPAAIGAKVGRPDRTVWAIDGDGCFQMTAQELVTAAAERIPVKVAILNNAYLGMVRQWQEMFYEERYSEVYLSPDLPDYKMWAEAMGCVGMRVESPEEVPAAIEKANSINDRPVVIDFRTDAREKVFPMVPAGATNSQVVVDPTQQGQAR
- the ilvN gene encoding acetolactate synthase small subunit → MSAAAHEPTHHTLSVLVENKAGVLARVASLFARRGYNIESLAVAPTDDEAFSRITIVVDVESAPLEQIVKQLFKLINVVKISELDPRQSVERELLLATVRASGENRARVLELVQIFEGKILNVGHTEMTVSLEGNPVKVDDFESLLRPYGIVELQRTGRVALPKLDRTV
- the ilvC gene encoding ketol-acid reductoisomerase; the protein is MANVYYEKDADRSLIADRKVAVIGYGSQGHAHALNLKESGIDVRVGLREGSSSVAKATEAGLRVLNVADAAAEADLIMILLPDTEQKAVYEESIAPHLSDGDALFFAHGFNIRFDQIVPPAGVDVAMVAPKGPGHLVRRTYEEGGGVPCLIAVSQDATGSARDLALAYADAIGGTRAGVLETTFEEETETDLFGEQVVLCGGVTALVQAGFETLVEAGYQPESAYFECLHELKLIVDLMYEQGIGGMRYSVSDTAEYGDLTRGPRIIGDAVKAEMRTILSEIQSGKFAEEWIEESRSGRARFHELEKAGHDHPIEKVGEELRAMMPWIAAGKTRVQDASGGQG
- a CDS encoding bifunctional o-acetylhomoserine/o-acetylserine sulfhydrylase, which produces MTDRAQGFETRQIHAGQSPDPATGAVVTPIYQTTAYQFDDSEHAAQLFALQAPGNIYTRIMNPTQMVFEARMADLEGGIASTAAGVPGALAVASGQAAETLAILNLAEAGSHIVSSASLYGGTYNLFHYTLPKLGIEVSFVEDPDDLDAWRSAVRDNTKAFYGESIGNPRNDVFDIEAVAAIAHENGVPLIIDNTVATPYLIRPIEWGADIVVHSATKFLGGHGNAIGGVIVDGGTFDYAASGRFPNFTEPDPSYHGLQYFPMLGHGAYIAKARVQLLRDMGPAIAPQNVFLFLQGIQTLSLRMERHVENAKAVAAFLDGHDQVESVNYAGLASSPWFEKGQKYAPKGTGSVPSFIIKGGREAGRRFVEALELHHHVANLGDTRSLVIHPASTTHSQLTEQEQLFSGVEPGLVRLSVGIETIEDILADLEKGFAAAAGA